The Flavobacterium piscisymbiosum genome includes a region encoding these proteins:
- a CDS encoding SusC/RagA family TonB-linked outer membrane protein, whose amino-acid sequence MKKNTKLILWISILFISIGINAQDTAPNIQSKLSGTIVDQISNQPIIGASVNIKGTTHGVETDIDGKFYFQTGQKFPYTLVINYIGYNSKEIIVDGSPVVIKLTEQVEKLDEIVVVGYGTSAKKTFTGATSKIDAQQIANRPAQSFDQLLGGQASGLNIVQPSGSLNSTPVIRIRGINSITSSLYPLVIVDGVTVFTGTAGGAIGNNPLSDINPNDIESIDVLKDASAAAIYGSRAANGVIVITTKKGKKGKVNVNYDVWVSWNKASNLPKLLNAEDYVSIKNEARTNAGLTPGFALGQNADGSTIGTNWYDVAYHTGVSQNHNLSFSGATNSTSYFISTNYSNQEGILRTNEFVRKGIRLNFEHKLNNSLTLGTNFSYNNSLNSGPNSGSSTPNSIGSSAGNAVNTQYIGLQPLGRLTYILPSNVSVYNPDGSYNINPSNGNIGYGANSPSLGVFNAYNLQTILDLDKNTSENNTFIGSIYAELEIIKNLKFKTVYGINNFVVENKEFRNPYSGDGFSTKGAATNSNTKYSRSNWTNTLTYSTVFDQKHNLKVLLGQEKNVREIDGWGAIKTGLTDPFFTSYQGGFTTIAPGPSVQTENVLLSYFSSIAYDYSKKYLLNLNFRRDGLSALASGNKWGNFGGASIGWNVSEEDFFKGSSIKNVLNAFKVRASYGIVGNSELNDYAALSQYSAGTYAGVPTLSFSQSGNPDLKWETSKKFDFGINFGLFDNRITVEADYYKNNINDLILNAPQSLSQGIPNNSIAANVGSLYNKGFELSINANIINDNDFQWNASFNLSTIKNKVTSLGGYGDIYPTALSTFGIQNITREGYSVGSIFAVPTNGVNPENGNRVYVNANNEEVQYNALTKAFTYLNGATAPAIDNYRDGRIQGPSLPTYYGGLNNNLSYKNFDLTIGLTFSGGNKLYNGTRSTLSDQRFFNNGTFIKDRWTTPGQVTDVPKLIYGDSFSGGFSSSNSAYVEDGSYLKVKNIILSYRIPVKNELVNKYISSAKVYAQGSNLYTWTKYRGSDPEISINGNSINSGKDQNVPANSVVFTLGLNVGF is encoded by the coding sequence ATGAAAAAAAATACCAAACTTATTTTATGGATTAGCATTTTGTTTATCTCCATCGGAATAAATGCTCAAGACACAGCACCCAATATTCAATCGAAACTAAGCGGAACGATTGTGGATCAAATATCAAATCAGCCTATTATTGGCGCTTCGGTAAACATAAAAGGAACTACACACGGCGTTGAAACGGATATCGACGGAAAATTTTACTTTCAGACAGGACAAAAATTCCCTTATACTTTAGTTATTAATTATATCGGTTACAATTCTAAAGAAATAATCGTAGACGGAAGTCCGGTGGTAATAAAACTAACAGAACAAGTCGAGAAACTAGATGAGATTGTTGTTGTAGGTTACGGAACATCGGCAAAAAAAACCTTTACAGGAGCAACTTCAAAAATTGATGCACAGCAAATAGCGAATCGTCCGGCACAAAGTTTCGATCAGTTGTTAGGCGGTCAGGCTTCAGGATTAAACATTGTACAACCAAGCGGATCATTAAACAGTACGCCGGTAATCAGAATTAGAGGAATCAACTCGATCACCAGTTCACTTTATCCTTTGGTTATTGTTGATGGTGTAACTGTATTTACAGGAACTGCGGGAGGCGCTATAGGCAACAATCCGTTATCTGATATTAACCCAAACGATATCGAATCTATCGATGTGCTGAAAGATGCTTCGGCAGCAGCCATTTACGGTTCACGTGCAGCAAACGGAGTTATCGTGATTACGACTAAAAAAGGAAAAAAAGGAAAAGTAAATGTCAATTATGATGTTTGGGTAAGCTGGAACAAAGCTTCGAATTTACCAAAACTGCTGAATGCCGAAGATTATGTAAGCATTAAAAACGAAGCCAGAACCAATGCAGGACTTACACCCGGTTTTGCTTTAGGTCAAAATGCCGACGGATCGACAATAGGAACTAATTGGTACGATGTGGCTTATCATACAGGAGTTTCACAAAATCATAATTTAAGCTTCTCTGGAGCAACAAATTCTACCAGTTATTTTATTTCGACCAACTATTCTAATCAGGAAGGAATTTTAAGAACGAATGAATTTGTGCGAAAAGGAATCCGATTGAATTTTGAACATAAGCTGAATAACTCCCTTACTTTAGGAACTAATTTCTCTTATAACAACTCCTTAAATTCAGGTCCAAATTCAGGTTCATCGACACCCAATTCTATTGGATCTTCGGCTGGAAATGCCGTGAATACGCAATACATTGGTTTACAACCTTTAGGAAGACTTACATATATTTTACCATCCAACGTTTCGGTTTACAATCCTGATGGTTCTTACAACATCAATCCGAGTAACGGAAATATAGGATATGGCGCAAACAGCCCTTCATTAGGTGTTTTTAATGCCTATAATTTACAAACTATTTTAGATTTAGATAAAAACACTTCTGAAAATAACACTTTTATCGGAAGCATTTATGCCGAACTTGAAATCATCAAAAACCTGAAATTCAAAACGGTGTATGGCATCAATAATTTTGTCGTAGAAAATAAGGAATTCAGAAATCCGTATAGCGGAGATGGTTTTTCTACCAAAGGAGCTGCAACAAATTCCAACACCAAATACTCGAGATCAAACTGGACCAATACCCTAACCTACTCAACTGTATTTGATCAAAAACACAATTTGAAAGTGCTTTTGGGACAAGAGAAAAATGTTCGCGAAATTGACGGTTGGGGCGCTATAAAAACAGGTTTAACAGATCCTTTCTTTACCAGTTATCAAGGTGGATTTACAACTATTGCACCTGGCCCTTCTGTTCAGACAGAAAATGTATTGCTTTCTTATTTTAGCAGCATTGCTTACGATTATAGCAAAAAATATTTGCTGAACCTTAATTTCAGAAGAGACGGATTATCTGCTTTGGCATCTGGGAACAAATGGGGAAATTTTGGAGGGGCTTCTATTGGATGGAATGTATCTGAAGAAGATTTCTTTAAAGGTTCATCTATAAAAAATGTTTTAAATGCTTTTAAAGTTCGTGCGAGTTACGGAATTGTAGGTAACAGCGAATTGAATGATTATGCCGCTTTATCACAATATTCAGCAGGTACTTACGCCGGAGTTCCAACGCTTAGTTTTTCACAGTCTGGAAATCCGGATTTAAAATGGGAAACCAGCAAAAAGTTTGACTTTGGAATCAACTTTGGATTGTTTGATAACCGAATCACTGTTGAAGCTGATTATTATAAAAACAACATCAACGATTTGATTTTGAATGCGCCTCAGTCTTTATCACAAGGAATTCCGAATAACTCGATTGCAGCAAACGTGGGATCTTTATACAACAAAGGATTTGAACTTTCGATTAATGCCAACATCATAAACGACAATGATTTTCAGTGGAATGCAAGTTTTAATTTATCTACCATCAAAAACAAAGTGACTTCACTAGGCGGTTACGGAGATATTTATCCAACGGCTTTAAGCACTTTCGGAATCCAGAATATTACAAGAGAAGGCTATTCTGTAGGATCTATTTTCGCAGTACCAACTAACGGAGTAAATCCTGAAAACGGAAACCGCGTTTATGTAAATGCCAATAATGAAGAAGTACAATACAATGCGCTTACAAAAGCTTTTACGTATCTCAACGGAGCTACTGCGCCGGCAATCGACAACTATCGTGACGGTCGTATTCAGGGACCTTCGTTACCAACATATTATGGAGGTTTGAATAACAATTTATCTTATAAAAATTTCGATTTAACGATTGGTTTAACCTTTTCCGGCGGAAACAAATTGTACAACGGGACAAGATCTACTTTATCAGATCAGCGTTTTTTCAACAACGGAACTTTCATCAAAGATCGCTGGACCACTCCGGGACAAGTTACAGATGTTCCTAAGTTAATTTACGGAGACAGTTTCTCAGGTGGTTTCTCGTCAAGTAACTCTGCTTATGTTGAAGACGGATCTTATTTAAAAGTAAAAAACATCATTTTAAGCTATAGAATTCCGGTGAAGAACGAGTTGGTCAACAAATACATTTCATCTGCAAAAGTATATGCTCAGGGCTCTAATTTATATACCTGGACAAAATACCGCGGTTCAGATCCTGAGATTTCCATCAACGGAAACTCCATCAATTCAGGGAAAGATCAAAACGTGCCGGCCAATTCAGTAGTATTCACTTTAGGACTTAATGTAGGTTTCTAG
- a CDS encoding RagB/SusD family nutrient uptake outer membrane protein, with amino-acid sequence MIFNYKKSIQKTLIITPFLALLLTGCSDNALDTVPETSISTETAFSTPAKILGQVNGLYGQFSNPSFYGGRFIIFNEQRGNEFSQNDGNNSTGANVWNQTITSSGDFVNSVWSVAYTTINFSNILIDNLATSTVVTEDLRKNYIAEAKFVRAISYLSLVQTYAKPYAQNSAALALPLRLKGNTSGGLNDFAFSSVADVYTQILKDLDEAEVDLPESYSTGILTASRAHKATAIALKTRVYLSKGDYAKVISEASKLVPATAPFQYVSGSLTHRLEPNVATVFGGSYVGNEAIFSIPFTTAAEAPGLQSALGGNYLTPVIYFNTAAIIADPVYASATSADARKGLVITNATGQKLLNKFKKNGAPFTDYVPVIRYAEVLLNYAEAAAQSDNLPLAQSLLAAVRNRSDAAYVFTTGVATKDELIATILNERRIELVGEGFRTPDLLRRVQALPAKTGNAGAAPEVLPTAANYVWAIPSNELAYNKLAPR; translated from the coding sequence ATGATTTTCAATTATAAAAAAAGCATACAAAAAACCTTGATTATTACGCCATTTCTAGCCTTATTATTGACAGGATGTAGTGATAATGCTTTAGATACTGTTCCTGAAACGAGCATTTCTACAGAAACTGCTTTCAGCACACCAGCCAAAATTTTAGGTCAGGTAAACGGACTTTACGGTCAGTTTAGCAATCCCTCTTTTTACGGTGGCCGATTCATTATTTTTAATGAACAAAGAGGCAATGAATTCAGCCAGAATGATGGTAACAATTCAACCGGAGCCAATGTCTGGAATCAAACCATTACCTCATCAGGAGATTTTGTAAACTCGGTTTGGAGCGTTGCCTATACGACGATTAACTTTTCGAATATTCTGATCGACAATCTGGCAACTTCTACTGTTGTTACTGAAGATTTACGTAAAAATTATATTGCCGAAGCCAAATTTGTAAGAGCTATTTCGTATCTAAGTTTGGTACAAACCTATGCAAAACCTTATGCACAAAATAGTGCTGCATTGGCACTTCCGCTAAGATTAAAAGGAAACACATCAGGCGGACTCAATGACTTTGCTTTTAGTAGTGTTGCCGATGTTTACACTCAGATTTTAAAAGATCTTGACGAAGCCGAAGTTGATTTACCGGAGAGCTATTCCACCGGAATTCTTACGGCTTCAAGAGCGCACAAAGCTACTGCGATTGCTCTAAAAACAAGAGTATATTTAAGCAAAGGCGATTATGCAAAAGTAATTTCAGAAGCCAGTAAACTGGTTCCTGCAACAGCTCCTTTCCAATACGTTTCCGGAAGTTTGACACATCGTTTAGAACCAAATGTTGCCACCGTTTTTGGAGGTTCTTATGTAGGGAACGAAGCGATATTTTCGATTCCGTTTACAACCGCGGCAGAAGCTCCGGGATTGCAAAGCGCACTTGGAGGAAACTACTTAACTCCGGTTATCTATTTTAATACCGCAGCAATAATTGCTGATCCTGTTTATGCTTCGGCAACTTCTGCAGATGCCAGAAAAGGTTTGGTTATCACCAATGCAACCGGACAAAAACTATTGAACAAATTCAAGAAAAATGGTGCGCCTTTTACAGATTATGTTCCGGTGATTCGCTATGCCGAAGTTTTATTGAATTATGCCGAAGCCGCTGCTCAAAGTGACAATTTGCCTTTAGCACAATCTTTATTGGCAGCAGTAAGAAATCGTTCTGATGCCGCTTACGTTTTCACAACCGGAGTTGCTACAAAAGACGAATTGATTGCCACTATTTTAAACGAAAGAAGAATAGAATTAGTAGGCGAAGGATTCCGTACACCGGATTTATTGCGACGAGTTCAGGCGCTTCCTGCCAAAACAGGAAATGCAGGCGCTGCACCTGAAGTTTTACCAACAGCAGCCAATTATGTCTGGGCAATACCAAGTAACGAATTAGCTTATAACAAACTGGCTCCTAGATAG